The Nostoc sp. UHCC 0926 genome has a window encoding:
- a CDS encoding type II toxin-antitoxin system VapC family toxin — protein MQFVLDCSVAISWCLVDENNPTANAILAIMPDAEAFVPGIWSLEIANVLLVAERRNRMTQKQSEEAIALLQSLLIQVDTATDANALGATLTLGRQEGLAAYDAAYLELALRLGLPLATIDQRLALAATRCGVDLVVADEETPSIGETP, from the coding sequence ATGCAGTTTGTTTTGGATTGTTCTGTAGCAATTAGCTGGTGTTTGGTGGATGAAAATAACCCTACTGCAAATGCGATACTAGCAATAATGCCGGATGCTGAAGCATTTGTACCGGGGATTTGGTCACTGGAGATTGCTAATGTTTTACTGGTAGCTGAACGGCGTAATCGTATGACTCAGAAACAATCTGAGGAAGCTATTGCTTTGTTACAGTCGCTATTGATTCAGGTTGATACGGCTACTGATGCAAATGCTTTGGGTGCAACCTTGACGCTGGGGAGACAGGAAGGTTTAGCCGCTTATGACGCAGCTTATTTAGAATTAGCGTTGCGGTTGGGATTACCTTTAGCAACGATTGATCAAAGGTTAGCTCTGGCGGCTACGAGGTGTGGCGTGGATTTGGTCGTTGCCGATGAAGAAACGCCTTCCATTGGGGAGACACCGTAA